From a single Populus trichocarpa isolate Nisqually-1 chromosome 17, P.trichocarpa_v4.1, whole genome shotgun sequence genomic region:
- the LOC18107421 gene encoding 40S ribosomal protein S8 isoform X2, with protein sequence MGISRDSMHKRRATGGKKKAWRKKRKYELGRQPASTKLSSNKTVRRIRVRGGNVKWRALRLDTGNYSWGSEAVTRKTRILDVVYNASNNELVRTQTLVKSAIVQVDAAPFKQWYLQHYGVDIGRKKKAVVKKETPEEGEATTEETKKSNHVIRKLEKRQQVRKLDPHIEEQFGSGRLLASISSRPGQCGRADGYILEGKELEFYMKKIQRKKGKGAGAA encoded by the exons ATGG GTATCTCACGTGACTCTATGCACAAGAGGCGTGCCACTGGAGGCAAGAAGAAGGCctggagaaagaagagaaa GTATGAGCTAGGCCGTCAGCCTGCAAGCACTAAGCTCTCAAGCAACAAGACTGTCAGAAGAATTCGTGTGCGAGGAGGCAATGTGAAGTGGAGGGCCCTCAGATTGGATACTGGGAACTACTCGTGGGGCAGTGAAGCTGTCACTCGCAAAACCCGTATTCTTGATGTGGTTTACAATGCCTCAAACAATGAGCTTGTCCGAACCCAGACTCTTGTCAAAAGTGCTATTGTTCAGGTGGATGCTGCCCCTTTCAAGCAATGGTACCTTCAGCATTATGGGGTTGACATTGGTAGGAAGAAGAAGGCTGTGGTGAAGAAGGAAACCCCTGAG GAAGGAGAAGCAACTACAGAAGAAACAAAGAAGAGCAACCATGTCATCAGGAAGCTTGAGAAGCGTCAACAGGTTCGTAAGCTAGATCCTCACATAGAAGAGCAGTTTGGAAGTGGTAGGCTGTTGGCTTCCATCTCTTCTCGACCTGGTCAATGTGGCAGAGCTGATGG ATACATCTTGGAAGGAAAAGAACTTGAATTTTATATGAAGAAGATCCAGAGGAAGAAGGGAAAGGGTGCTGGTGCTGCTTAA
- the LOC18107421 gene encoding 40S ribosomal protein S8 isoform X1: MGISRDSMHKRRATGGKKKAWRKKRKYELGRQPASTKLSSNKTVRRIRVRGGNVKWRALRLDTGNYSWGSEAVTRKTRILDVVYNASNNELVRTQTLVKSAIVQVDAAPFKQWYLQHYGVDIGRKKKAVVKKETPEQEGEATTEETKKSNHVIRKLEKRQQVRKLDPHIEEQFGSGRLLASISSRPGQCGRADGYILEGKELEFYMKKIQRKKGKGAGAA, from the exons ATGG GTATCTCACGTGACTCTATGCACAAGAGGCGTGCCACTGGAGGCAAGAAGAAGGCctggagaaagaagagaaa GTATGAGCTAGGCCGTCAGCCTGCAAGCACTAAGCTCTCAAGCAACAAGACTGTCAGAAGAATTCGTGTGCGAGGAGGCAATGTGAAGTGGAGGGCCCTCAGATTGGATACTGGGAACTACTCGTGGGGCAGTGAAGCTGTCACTCGCAAAACCCGTATTCTTGATGTGGTTTACAATGCCTCAAACAATGAGCTTGTCCGAACCCAGACTCTTGTCAAAAGTGCTATTGTTCAGGTGGATGCTGCCCCTTTCAAGCAATGGTACCTTCAGCATTATGGGGTTGACATTGGTAGGAAGAAGAAGGCTGTGGTGAAGAAGGAAACCCCTGAG CAGGAAGGAGAAGCAACTACAGAAGAAACAAAGAAGAGCAACCATGTCATCAGGAAGCTTGAGAAGCGTCAACAGGTTCGTAAGCTAGATCCTCACATAGAAGAGCAGTTTGGAAGTGGTAGGCTGTTGGCTTCCATCTCTTCTCGACCTGGTCAATGTGGCAGAGCTGATGG ATACATCTTGGAAGGAAAAGAACTTGAATTTTATATGAAGAAGATCCAGAGGAAGAAGGGAAAGGGTGCTGGTGCTGCTTAA
- the LOC18107419 gene encoding protein trichome birefringence-like 19, with amino-acid sequence MQSLLFYFTMKFNDIEFSNGKNTQHSAPKKLLLLALSLVFLTIVPLYLLTTSRSPLPSPKIDISDLRNIGIVKECDIFSGKWIPYPNGPYYTDATCSLIIDQHNCMKFGRPDTEFMKWRWRPEKCELPFFNAKQFLELVRGKMMAFVGDSVGRNQMQSLLCLLSSVTHPEDISHRYTADTTYFKRWFYADYGFTLATLWSPFLVKSRDADPNGHSLNSLMSLYLDQADEAWASQIENFDYVIISAGQWFFRPLIYYINGQIVGCHNCYMENITAVTKYYGYRMAFRTAFETLRRLKNYKGITFLRTFSPSHFENGAWNEGGNCIRTMPFTSEEMKFDGYYLEFYLTQVEELRKAQKEGRKGGLKFELLATTEAMLLRPDGHPNYYGRSPHSNVTVADCVHWCLPGPIDTWNEFLLYMMRKEAWRSFYEKLQKTIS; translated from the exons ATGCAAAGTTTGTTATTTTACTTCACCATGAAGTTTAATGACATTGAGTTTTCCAATGGAAAGAACACCCAGCATAGCGCCCCCAAAAAGCTGCTGCTGCTAGCCCTCAGTCTAGTTTTCCTCACCATCGTCCCTCTATATCTGTTGACAACTTCACGTTCACCACTACCATCCCCTAAGATTGATATCAGTGATTTGAGAAACATAGGAATAGTGAAGGAATGTGACATTTTTAGTGGAAAATGGATTCCTTATCCTAATGGGCCTTACTACACTGATGCAACTTGTAGCCTAATCATCGACCAGCACAATTGCATGAAATTTGGCAGACCTGATACGGAGTTCATGAAATGGAGGTGGAGACCAGAGAAATGTGAGCTACCTTTCTTTAATGCAAAGCAGTTCTTGGAACTTGTTCGAGGGAAGATGATGGCCTTCGTCGGAGACTCTGTAGGAAGGAACCAAATGCAATCATTGTTATGTCTCTTATCCAGT GTGACCCATCCTGAGGATATTTCTCATAGGTATACAGCAGACACAACATATTTCAAACGCTGGTTCTATGCTGATTACGGGTTTACTCTAGCAACTCTTTGGTCTCCGTTCTTGGTTAAGTCCCGTGATGCAGACCCCAATGGTCATTCCCTCAACAGCCTGATGAGCCTTTACTTAGACCAAGCTGATGAGGCATGGGCTAGTCAGATTGAGAATTTCGACTATGTGATCATCTCAGCTGGACAATGGTTCTTCCGTCCTCTTATATACTACATCAATGGTCAGATTGTTGGTTGTCATAACTGCTACATGGAAAACATTACTGCTGTCACAAAGTATTATGGCTACCGAATGGCATTTCGAACTGCGTTTGAGACCCTTCGAAGACTAAAGAACTACAAGGGCATTACATTTTTAAGGACATTTTCTCCTTCACACTTCGAAAATGGAGCGTGGAATGAAGGAGGGAATTGTATTAGGACAATGCCCTTTACAAGCGAGGAAATGAAGTTTGATGGGTATTACTTGGAATTCTACTTGACACAAGTTGAAGAGCTAAGGAAAGCACAGAAAGAAGGGAGGAAGGGGGGTTTAAAATTTGAGCTACTAGCAACGACAGAAGCAATGCTGCTGAGGCCAGACGGGCACCCAAACTATTATGGTCGCTCACCTCATAGCAATGTGACTGTAGCTGACTGCGTTCACTGGTGCTTGCCTGGCCCCATTGACACTTGGAATGAGTTCTTACTTTATATGATGAGGAAGGAAGCGTGGAGATCTTTTTATGAGAAGCTACAGAAAACTATTTCATGA